The genomic DNA CCGGAAGTGGCTCTGGCGGCGGCAAGGTCACCTTGAGCGGATCTCGGTGCACGCCGTTGATCCTGAATTCGTAGTGGAGATGAGGCGCGGTCGCGAGCCCGGTCATGCCGACATAGCCGATGTTGTCGCCCTGGCGCACGCGCGTGCCGACCTTCGCCGACTTGCCGAAACCCGACATGTGCGCGTACAGCGTCGAATGGCCGCGACCATGGTCGATGATGACGACGCGACCGTAACCGGTCTTCCATCCTGCGAAGCCGACGCGGCCATCGGCTGCGGCCATGATCGGCGTCCCCGAGGGCGCTGCGTAGTCGACGCCCTTGTGTGCGCGCACCGTGCCGAGAATCGGATGGCGGCGCGCGGAGCTGAAGCGAGAGCTGATACGCGAGAATTCCACCGGCGTGCGGATGAAGGCTTTCCGCAGTGGTCGGCCCGCCTGATCGTAGTACTCGATGCTGCCGTCGGCTTTCTCGAAGCGCAGCGCGTCGAAGCGGCGGCCACGATTGACGAAGGTCGCGGCGATGATGTCGCCGCCCGGCAACACTTCGCCATCGCGGTACATTTCTTCGAACACCACCGAAAACTGATCGCCGCGCCGCAGGTCCTGCGCGAAGTCGATGTCGTAGCCGAACACCTTCGCGAGCTTGATGATGGTGCCGTCGTCGAGCCCGGCTTCCTCGCCTGCACCGAACAGGGAACCGACGATCTGGCCACTAGCTACGCGCATCCGCTTCTCCACCGGACGCTCGATGGTGCGCTCGGTGACCTTCTCGCCATTGATTTCGACGATGCGGCGGGTGTCGCTGTCGACATCCAGCTGCAGGGCGGTCAGCGTTCCGGCTGCGTCACGGCGAATGCCGATGCGGTCGCCCGGACGCAGGCGGGTGAAGCTGTCGGCACTCGGCGCGGCAGCGACCAGATGGGCGAGTTGCCTTGAGGAGATGCCGATGTTCGCGAAGATCTCGCCCAGCGTCTGGCCGCGCTCGATCGTCACCGACGTCCATTGCGCGGCCTCCGACAGCGGCGCATACACGCCATCGATCAGGGCGACACGATCATCGCCGCGTCCGAGCGCGAAGGTCTCGATGGGTTCAGCCGGCAGTGCGAGCGGCACCGAATTCGCGTCGTCGAGGGCGCTCGGCCGGAAGATCGACGCGAACGAGGGCAGCACGAGCATGCCGAACAAGGCGACGACGGTCGTCGCGAGCGCGATCACCCACGGTTTGCGGCGCCAGTCGAGGTCGGTCAGGGACCACGTCTGGAACAGGGTCCAGTCGGACCGCAGATTGTAGAAATGGGCGTGGCGGCGCTGCGCATGGCGACGCAGGGCCTGACGGTGCGGTGTGGCATGTTTGAACAGTCGTACCGGAAACCAAGCCATGGCGTACACCGCAGACAAATCGGCGGCTACGGTATCCGCGCCGACTTTCACGTGTCAAACCCTTGAAGCCAATGGGAATTTCGGCGAATTCGCTTAACGCGGATTTAACTTCTTCACGTCGGAACTGCGTCGCCACTGCCCTGTTTTTGGCGCCTCCGCTATGGTACGAGGTCCGTTTTCATGCCATGCGCAGGTTCGTCATGTCGTCACTGCAGGAATCGCTGGACCTGATCGGTCGCGGCGCCGAAGAAGTCATCAAGTATGAAGATCTGGATGCGCGCCTGAAGCTTGGTCGGCCGCTGCGCATCAAGGCGGGCTTCGACCCGACGGCGCCGGATCTGCATCTGGGCCATACCGTGCTGCTCAACAAGATGCGCCAGTTTCAGGAACTCGGGCATCAGGTCATCTTCCTGATCGGCGACTTCACCGGTCTGATCGGCGACCCGACCGGCAAGAACGCCACGCGCAAGCCGCTGTCGGAGGCGGATGTCGCCGAGAACGCCAAGACTTATGCAGCGCAGGTGTTCAAGGTGCTGGATCGCGAGAAGACCGAGCTGCGCTTCAATTCGGAGTGGTTCGGCAAGATGTCGGCGGCCGACATGATCCGACTCGCGGCCAAGCACACCGTGGCACGCATGCTCGAGCGCGACGATTTCCACAAGCGCTACAGTGGTCAACAGCC from Lysobacterales bacterium includes the following:
- a CDS encoding peptidoglycan DD-metalloendopeptidase family protein; translated protein: MAWFPVRLFKHATPHRQALRRHAQRRHAHFYNLRSDWTLFQTWSLTDLDWRRKPWVIALATTVVALFGMLVLPSFASIFRPSALDDANSVPLALPAEPIETFALGRGDDRVALIDGVYAPLSEAAQWTSVTIERGQTLGEIFANIGISSRQLAHLVAAAPSADSFTRLRPGDRIGIRRDAAGTLTALQLDVDSDTRRIVEINGEKVTERTIERPVEKRMRVASGQIVGSLFGAGEEAGLDDGTIIKLAKVFGYDIDFAQDLRRGDQFSVVFEEMYRDGEVLPGGDIIAATFVNRGRRFDALRFEKADGSIEYYDQAGRPLRKAFIRTPVEFSRISSRFSSARRHPILGTVRAHKGVDYAAPSGTPIMAAADGRVGFAGWKTGYGRVVIIDHGRGHSTLYAHMSGFGKSAKVGTRVRQGDNIGYVGMTGLATAPHLHYEFRINGVHRDPLKVTLPPPEPLPGALMAKFRAVTAPYIRQLAQAELRSATVAQR